In Juglans microcarpa x Juglans regia isolate MS1-56 chromosome 7D, Jm3101_v1.0, whole genome shotgun sequence, the following are encoded in one genomic region:
- the LOC121238404 gene encoding AT-hook motif nuclear-localized protein 9-like codes for MDDMNNSSVVEQQRVAVAVEEPEMGGEGSGPIVLGSEEGLSGPIGLEEVGKRRRGRPRKYEIDGKKVSPVSESPSKRSRGRGRPRGSGKLQALASLGAFAADTAGGNFTPHVVPIQTGEDIVSKISSLSQKGPRAVCILSATGLVSSVIIHKPGSPGGILRYEGRFEILSLSGSYTFGETGGVHRKNGMLSVSLAEPDGRVFGGGIAGALIAAGPTQLIIASFKQNINKEIRRNHSHTDQKKRKHSVESNAAASIPRVSDTGRVPKRIAKMSDGDDSCTTPTSALLESVYGRAFDILAMKQNMTSASSLHSADQNASDPLQQMSDQITSPNINASIPRI; via the exons aTGGACGACATGAACAACAGTTCGGTGGTGGAGCAGCAGCGGGTGGCAGTAGCTGTGGAAGAGCCAGAAATGGGAGGAGAAGGATCTGGGCCGATAGTATTGGGCTCCGAAGAAGGGTTGTCGGGTCCaattggcttggaagaagtgggGAAGAGGAGGAGGGGACGGCCCAGGAAGTACGAGATTGATGGGAAAAAGGTGAGCCCAGTGTCAGAGAGCCCGTCCAAAAGGTCACGAGGAAGAGGAAGGCCCCGAGGTTCGGGTAAACTGCAGGCCTTGGCGTCTTTGG GTGCATTTGCTGCAGACACAGCTGGAGGAAACTTCACCCCTCATGTAGTACCCATACAAACCGGTGAG GATATTGTTAGTAAGATATCATCGTTATCTCAAAAGGGTCCCCGAGCAGTTTGTATTCTTTCTGCTACTGGTTTGGTCTCCAGTGTGATAATTCACAAACCTGGTTCTCCTGGTGGTATTTTGAGATATGAG GGTCGCTTTGAGATCTTGTCTTTATCTGGATCATATACATTTGGTGAAACGGGTGGCGTACATCGCAAAAATGGCATGTTAAGTGTTTCACTTGCTGAACCTGATGGTCGGGTTTTTGGTGGTGGGATTGCAGGTGCACTGATTGCTGCTGGACCTACTCAA CTCATCATTGCCAGTTTTAAGCAAAATATCAATAAGGAAATAAGAAGGAATCACTCCCACACTgatcaaaagaaaaggaagcacTCAGTTGAGTCGAACGCTGCTGCCAGCATTCCTCGTGTTTCAGATACGGGGAGAGTACCCAAGCGTATTGCTAAGATGTCTGATGGTGATGATAGTTGCACAACCCCGACATCTGCACTCTTGGAATCGGTCTATGGAAGAGCATTTGATATCCTTGCCATGAAGCAAAACATGACCTCTGCTTCTTCTCTACATAGTGCTGATCAGAATGCCTCGGATCCCTTGCAGCAGATGTCAGACCAAATAACATCTCCTAACATCAATGCCAGTATCCCTCGGATATAA
- the LOC121239908 gene encoding uncharacterized protein LOC121239908 isoform X2, whose protein sequence is MSSETGASSGPTTRRLSCTTCFDALWFCYFHQMQQYYRLGVLDNCSEKWNAVLDCLNLKTKRSTEVQEILETREKAKSHIWTYRTQEEASSNWKEQFGHLDEME, encoded by the exons ATGTCTTCGGAGACCGGGGCCTCATCGGGTCCGACGACCCGACGCTTATCCTGCACCACCTGCTTCGACGCCCTCTGGTTTTGCTACT TTCATCAGATGCAGCAGTATTATAGGCTTGGCGTCCTTGATAACTGTTCAGAGAAATGGAATGCTGTTTTGGATTGTCTAAATCTTAAGACAAAACGATCTACAGAGGTGCAG GAAATTCTAGAAACTCGTGAGAAAGCCAAGTCCCACATCTGGACTTACCGAACACAAGAAGAAGCATCGTCTAACTGGAAAGAACAATTTGGACATTTGGATGAAATGGAGTGA
- the LOC121239908 gene encoding uncharacterized protein LOC121239908 isoform X1: MSSETGASSGPTTRRLSCTTCFDALWFCYSPVHQMQQYYRLGVLDNCSEKWNAVLDCLNLKTKRSTEVQEILETREKAKSHIWTYRTQEEASSNWKEQFGHLDEME, from the exons ATGTCTTCGGAGACCGGGGCCTCATCGGGTCCGACGACCCGACGCTTATCCTGCACCACCTGCTTCGACGCCCTCTGGTTTTGCTACT CACCAGTTCATCAGATGCAGCAGTATTATAGGCTTGGCGTCCTTGATAACTGTTCAGAGAAATGGAATGCTGTTTTGGATTGTCTAAATCTTAAGACAAAACGATCTACAGAGGTGCAG GAAATTCTAGAAACTCGTGAGAAAGCCAAGTCCCACATCTGGACTTACCGAACACAAGAAGAAGCATCGTCTAACTGGAAAGAACAATTTGGACATTTGGATGAAATGGAGTGA